DNA sequence from the Tachysurus fulvidraco isolate hzauxx_2018 chromosome 1, HZAU_PFXX_2.0, whole genome shotgun sequence genome:
CATGGAGTAACATCGGTAGGTGAGCATGGGGGTTTGGTCAAACTGCAATAGTCAACACCAATCAACCCTAattctttgtttgtttccaaGGGTCTTATTTGGACAGGAGGATGTTTGATTTCTGTTGTCTCTGGGGCTGAAATTTCAGGCTCATGCATCTCTTTTTCTGGGAAGGGAAGGTCTGGCAAAGAGAATGGACTCAGATCATCTAGTTCATCAACAGTACTGGGAAAGGGGTCAGCCCAGTGAGACTCGCAGCTTACTGGTTGGGCAAGACTGCTCTGCGGGTAACTAAGTGATTCTTCTCTATTCTCTTGTGCCACACATGATGGCTCAACTTCCATTTGATTCTCCTCAACATGTGGTTTGATATCTGTGAAAAAGTTTTCTAGTCGAGTTGAGGAGGGTGGCATGAAGTTTGATTCTACAGGTTCTGCTTCAGGTCTTGGTGAGGAAGAAATATCCTCTACGCTGTCTTTCGGTACCTCATAATGACCTCCCGAAATGTGTGGGTATGGTCCGGAATATGTAGAATACGGGGGTGTCATAGATGAATGGACAGGTATTGCAGTTGGAATAGGTGCCAGTTCACAGTCAGAGTGTGAATATGGACTGCTGATCTTTGAAACGGCAGCTTCAACCTCTCCATAACTTTCATGGGGTGATTTCATAAGACCATCTGAGTTCCACCCTAGAGACTGGTCACAAGAGTTTTCCATGTTATCTTGAGGATGAGTGGGTGTCAGTGGAAGGACATCAGGCTCTCTACGATCTAGAGTTTCAGCCCAGGTCTTCATGACAGACTCTTCTAATCCAAGAGAATATGTGGGATCTTCTGTAGACTGCAAGGCCTGATCTGAAGCAATCTGAGTTTCAGCAGTTTCTTCTGCATtatcctcctcttcatcctcctcctcctcctcctcctcttcattaTCATCCTCATCgtcatcctcatcttcatctggTTCCTCCATACGAGGAGGTAAATATTCACTGCCACTCACTGGATCAGAGGGCAACATACTGGGCTCACTCTGATGTGGTTCAGACAAGTCATCAATGTCCATCGGAGGCAAAGCTGCAGGGGCCGGTGTTAGAGGAGCAGCTATGTCAAGACACTGAGGGTCAGGTCTATGGACTGGAGTTGAGGGCTTCATGAGATAATTGTACATGCTCTCTGGAGGGAGTTCGCAGGCATCATTCCCAGAACTGGCTGCAGAAGCTCTATCGGGTACAGGCTGTGTCAAATCAGGCCTTGGAGACAGCATGTTAATGTGAGGTGAGGAATATGAAGACGAAAGAGTATCAAGTCTCTCCACTGGTATTTTGTCTTCGGAAATATGCGAGGCAGAAGACTCAAATTCTTGAGGTGTGTTTTGCTGCCTACGAAACTTGTCATCTTCTACTTTCAACTCTTCTTCTAGAGGTCTTCTGACATCCGAGGAGATTGACCGGCTTTCAAGGGGTAACTGCATATTCTTGGCTGGTGTAATGCAGGTTCCTTCTGGGAAACTATGGGATGAGTTCTGGGATGTGTATCTATCAAAGAATGTTGGGGAGCAGGCATTCGTTGACATAGTCATTGCAGAAGAGTTTGGACAGTCTAGTCCATCAAACATGATTTCTTGGTAGTCCTCTGTACTGCAGGATGGTGTACGAGGAGTCTGCATGACTTCCTCATAACTTGGACATGAAATAACAGATGCAGGAGTGGGGACACCTGTTGGTCTGTTCTGATCAGGTCGTGGAGAAGCAGGAAGATTTTCCTTAATCTGGTGGCCAGCTAACCAGTCCTTTGAGTTCTGGCTGTCAAGTGGCTGTGACTTTCTCTCAGGGGACATCATCTGGGATGGAATGCTCATATCTTTAAGTTTCTTGTCTTTCAAAGCAGAGTCTAATGTGCCAGACTTCTTAGAAGAGAGATCGGTACGGTTCTTTTTCAGATCCTCACTAGACTTGATTTTCTCTTTAAGCTTTGGATCTCCTGATTTATGCCTTAATTTCTCCATTTGTTTCATCTTCTCCTTGTGTCTTTTATGACGCTCTTCATTCTCCTGATCTTTCAAACTAAGCATTTTGCCAAAGCTTGTTAGTCTGAGATCACCATCAACCAGAAGCTTCTCACGTGGACGAATGTCTTTCCGGGTGCTGTCTTTTGACTGGCTGAGCTTGTCGCCATCATTGAGCTTATCCTTGGTCTTGATATACTCTGTTCTATCTTTGTCTGCAATGTCCCTATTTCTGTCCTTGTTTTTACCATCAAATTTTGGACTATCTTCTTTAGACTTATCTTTCATATTTGTGATTTGAGGGCTTTCTTTCATTCCAGATTTTGGCTCTTCTTTGTTGTGTCTGAAAGACCCGAAGCCATCTGAATATTTATGCTTCTCCTCTTTTACCttatatttctctttcttctttttgtctttaattttttcattattaatcatGCTATTTGTCTTATCCTTCTTGGACATTTCCTTTTCAAACTCCAGGGTTTTGTCCAAGTCGTCCTCTCCATCACCCTTCGAGCTATATGGAAAAGTGTATGGATCGGCTTCCAGAGGCATGGGCTCTTTCTCGACAGGTAGGCTCTCTCTGCGACCAAAGGACTCTCTAATCTCCTCTGACTTGTCCCTCTTATCGGCTTTGTCCTTCTTGCCTTTCTCCTTATCCTTGTCATGACTCTTTTtggatgatgaggatgaagaatgcctgtttctctctttctctctgaattTATCCTGCGGATTGGAAATGGACATCGGCTCCCTTCGATCCTCTGACATATCCGGCAATGTGATATTTGAGGAGTCATAGAAGCTGCTTGAAACCGGCTCATGACCCCGGTCTGTGAAACTGTCTGATGAGATCTCGCTGTTCTTATCATTGGAATCATCTTTGTAATCGTTCATGGCCTCCTCTTCTAGCTTCTCAAGCAAGGATTTCTCATTCTCACCACTCCCCTTAGAAAGTTTTCTATCTTTCAGATGGTCTGGCTTATCTTTGTATTTGCTTTTGCACTTTTCCTCAGTGAGCTCCCTCTTGTCTGTCGCTTTCTGTCTAATTTTCTTTTCCTGATTCGAGTCCACAGATGCTCTGTCTTTGCGGTCCTTGTGTTTTAGATCAGTTGAATCCTTATCTTTCTTATCTTTGTGTTTTTCCATGGagccttttctctcttttcctgcATCCAatgtcttctctttctttttatctttatgctccttttctttcttattttctgtaGAGTGTTGTTTCCCCTCTCCTGAGTACTTCCTGTGTTTATCTGTCAGGATATCTATGTCATCCCTATCAGGTGTGGAATCTTTACGGTGAGAGTCCAATAGTCCAAAGGAATCGCTCAATTTTGCCACCCCTCCATTGTAATTCTCATTCTCATCTTCACTCTCATCTGTGAATATATCCTCAATTTTATACCATGTCTTCTCCCTCACCTTTTCAggcttcttttcttcctttttaaattcaataaaatcCTTTTCCCTTTCACAGTGTTTGTcctgaaatattttttctttcttttctttactctGCTCAGATGACATCTTCCTCTCCTTGTCCTTGCTGTGAGAATCTTTGTGTTTATCTTTAGCCCCATCTTTCTTGTCTTTGGAGCTCCTTTCAATGTCTTTATCTTTCAAAGACCTGTCAAGTGagtttttctcaggtttctcCTGGTCCACGCTTCGATCTTTAGGCTTATCTTTGTGCTTTTCACCTTTTACCTTGTCTTTCTTCTCCACGCCATCccctttcttctccttttcttttccagaGTGGTTCCTCTCCCTGGGGTCTGACTTAGGAGTAGTTTCACTCTCTGATTTGTCTTTGAAGAAAGTCTCATTGCCATATTCATCTCTCAAGCATTCTGTTTTGGTTTTGGAGTCTTTACGGTCCTTGGTGAACTCATAGGAATCTTTCCTGTCTCTGCACTCAACagtctccttttcttttttctctttgatGACCCCATCAGCTGATTCCTTTcgtttcttctccttttctgaGTGACTGGAGTTCAGCTTTTGTTTGTCACTccagtcttttttcttttcgtttCCTTTGTCGCTTACTTTGTCAGAGgattccttctctttcttttttgaaatATCTTTTTCAAAGCGCTTGTCCCCATGCTCGGATTTCTTGTCTTTAACTTTGTTGTCCTTCTTCCTGTCCCTGTTTTCATCTTTCATCGTTTCCACGATGAGTTTGAGAGAATTGTTATTTGCTTTGTAGTCTTTTATGGGGGCATCCCAACTATCATCCTCGTAGAGAGAGCTGTCGGAGGAAAGGTCTGATGGCCATCGATCGTGATCTGATGCACTCATCTTGGTGTCCTCtaaaaaaggattttttatATCATAGTCCTCGTAATCTGGTTCTTCCTTGAGGGTCTTATCCTTCTTggacttttcttcttttacacttttgtctttttctgaCTTAAAATGCTTGtcctctctctgctcactcTTTTTTTCGGCTTTGAGAGACTTATCCTtggactttttctttttctcctctttgtgagatttctgtttttcctcCTTAGGCTTTTCTTTGTCCTTTATACCTTTCTCTTTTTCAGTTTTTAGGGATTTGTCCTTCTCATCTTTACTTGCTCTATCTTTGTTAGActcctttgtttttttggacTTCTCTTCTTTAGATACTCTCTGAACATCTTTCCCTGTCCAGTCTTTATCTTCGGTTTTAACTTTTGACAACCGGTcctcttttttaaaatgatctttttCGTGTTTGGAGAG
Encoded proteins:
- the ankrd11 gene encoding ankyrin repeat domain-containing protein 11, which translates into the protein MPKGGGSKTPQLEDFPLSTDMVEKQGGKKDKDKGSSNKTPKLDRSDGIKDMKEKAPKRKLPFTVGANGEQKDSDSEKQGPERKRIKKEPTNTRKPSLPFGMGMPGIRAGYPLSERQQVALLMQMTAEESVNSPDTTPKHQSQSNLGQKGTPNSASKTKDKVNKRNERGETRLHRAAIRGEVRRIKELISEGADVNVKDFAGWTALHEACNRGYYEVAKQLLAAGAEVNTKGLDDDTPLHDASNNGHFKVVKLLLRYGGDPCQSNRRGETPLKVANSPTMLNLLLGKGTYTSSESSSESSEEEDAPSFAPSSSVDGNNTDSEFEKGLKLKGKPLDPPKSTTTPVKDEYEFDEDDEEERVPPVDDKHLLKKDFRKDPVSKTNNFISIPKMEVKTYSKSNSLTPKKPVRRILSDSNSSDEDDRTLCFTPTPTPRQSAVQSNTKSRDSNTLCSKQQKDKSKVKKKRKKETKNNVSKEVRFGKVNDKFCTSDSETGEMESEDDKGSMPGSNCVKESSTLNLKDSSVFSSLSVSSSSSSHGSLGSQKLTQSLAEQHPKQWRTDGWKTVSSPAWSDVSSLSDSVRTRLSSESDYSSADSSVESIKQVKKKVQEKKKNNTHASFLDKKSSDFYKNSNTDGTVSKTDKDGKVLKKHKVKHKHKNKEKEKVTTLVLNQDMNEKFVKSISFDFDDSRQESPSESKVKLSKHEKDHFKKEDRLSKVKTEDKDWTGKDVQRVSKEEKSKKTKESNKDRASKDEKDKSLKTEKEKGIKDKEKPKEEKQKSHKEEKKKKSKDKSLKAEKKSEQREDKHFKSEKDKSVKEEKSKKDKTLKEEPDYEDYDIKNPFLEDTKMSASDHDRWPSDLSSDSSLYEDDSWDAPIKDYKANNNSLKLIVETMKDENRDRKKDNKVKDKKSEHGDKRFEKDISKKKEKESSDKVSDKGNEKKKDWSDKQKLNSSHSEKEKKRKESADGVIKEKKEKETVECRDRKDSYEFTKDRKDSKTKTECLRDEYGNETFFKDKSESETTPKSDPRERNHSGKEKEKKGDGVEKKDKVKGEKHKDKPKDRSVDQEKPEKNSLDRSLKDKDIERSSKDKKDGAKDKHKDSHSKDKERKMSSEQSKEKKEKIFQDKHCEREKDFIEFKKEEKKPEKVREKTWYKIEDIFTDESEDENENYNGGVAKLSDSFGLLDSHRKDSTPDRDDIDILTDKHRKYSGEGKQHSTENKKEKEHKDKKKEKTLDAGKERKGSMEKHKDKKDKDSTDLKHKDRKDRASVDSNQEKKIRQKATDKRELTEEKCKSKYKDKPDHLKDRKLSKGSGENEKSLLEKLEEEAMNDYKDDSNDKNSEISSDSFTDRGHEPVSSSFYDSSNITLPDMSEDRREPMSISNPQDKFREKERNRHSSSSSSKKSHDKDKEKGKKDKADKRDKSEEIRESFGRRESLPVEKEPMPLEADPYTFPYSSKGDGEDDLDKTLEFEKEMSKKDKTNSMINNEKIKDKKKKEKYKVKEEKHKYSDGFGSFRHNKEEPKSGMKESPQITNMKDKSKEDSPKFDGKNKDRNRDIADKDRTEYIKTKDKLNDGDKLSQSKDSTRKDIRPREKLLVDGDLRLTSFGKMLSLKDQENEERHKRHKEKMKQMEKLRHKSGDPKLKEKIKSSEDLKKNRTDLSSKKSGTLDSALKDKKLKDMSIPSQMMSPERKSQPLDSQNSKDWLAGHQIKENLPASPRPDQNRPTGVPTPASVISCPSYEEVMQTPRTPSCSTEDYQEIMFDGLDCPNSSAMTMSTNACSPTFFDRYTSQNSSHSFPEGTCITPAKNMQLPLESRSISSDVRRPLEEELKVEDDKFRRQQNTPQEFESSASHISEDKIPVERLDTLSSSYSSPHINMLSPRPDLTQPVPDRASAASSGNDACELPPESMYNYLMKPSTPVHRPDPQCLDIAAPLTPAPAALPPMDIDDLSEPHQSEPSMLPSDPVSGSEYLPPRMEEPDEDEDDDEDDNEEEEEEEEDEEEDNAEETAETQIASDQALQSTEDPTYSLGLEESVMKTWAETLDRREPDVLPLTPTHPQDNMENSCDQSLGWNSDGLMKSPHESYGEVEAAVSKISSPYSHSDCELAPIPTAIPVHSSMTPPYSTYSGPYPHISGGHYEVPKDSVEDISSSPRPEAEPVESNFMPPSSTRLENFFTDIKPHVEENQMEVEPSCVAQENREESLSYPQSSLAQPVSCESHWADPFPSTVDELDDLSPFSLPDLPFPEKEMHEPEISAPETTEIKHPPVQIRPLETNKELGLIGVDYCSLTKPPCSPTDVTPCESVQDLEPTDHDSYRPQHEVEPEPHKIQDVPPTKETSQDDVHLFDDQDEGDGNMYSVVDGERDQEYRQKDMAPDIPTAVTPRLEPQTPLKSEQIAPNPVVVLGSSCNSCLPAPVLTVTSSSTTQISETLETTVKLPVAPATTEAPKKVEEIAPRMTRNRAQMLANQSKQSTVTSVSSSTTSSPVTTNITTISPSSLTSGEKEKEKEPISAITAQASTPVLVTKSKGRIEEEDGQTQHPRKRKFQKSGPQHVQLQIVNTAMQQTREMIQQTLAVIVNAIKLDEIEPYHSDRSNPYFEYLQIRKKIEEKRKILCYITPQAPQCYAEYVTYTGSYLLDGKPLSKLHIPVIAPPPSLSEPLKELFRQQEAVRGKLRLQHSIEREKLIVSCEQEVLRVHCRAARTIANQAVPFSACTMLLDSEVYNMPSESQGDENKSVRDRFNARQFISWIQDVDDKYDRMKTCLLMRQQHEAAALNAVQRMEWQLKVQELDPAGHKSLCVNEVPSFYVPMVDVNDDFVLLPA